The Armatimonadota bacterium genome segment GTACGAGTTTCCGGGATTGCCGGGGTCTGGCTGGTCGTGGTACACAACGCCATATCCGCCATCGCTTACCAGTCCCTGGTCGTAACCATAACCGAGGCAGCGGTCGATCGGATTGATCCCGTCCTGGCAGCGTGGTATGCCGTTCGACCGGATTGGCCAGTCGTTACGGTCCGGACAGTAGAACATCGCGACGTTTTTGATGTACGGCTGCAGCAGAACGTAGTAGTCCTGATCCATCAAGCCCTGCGGATTGGTTGGGGATACGATGCCGCCGGCGATCAACTCGTGGCTGACCATGGGCGAGACCTCGTCGTAATCCTCGGTGTACATCTGGAATGCCAGCCCAACCTGCCGGAGGTTGCTGGTACAGGTTATCGCCCGCGCCTTCTCTCGGGCTTGTGCGAACACGGGAAACAATATCGCCGCCAATATAGCGATAATCGCAATAACAACTAGAAGTTCGATCAGTGTAAACGCGCGCCTTGCCATGGTTTTCTCCTCGGGTCGGTGGACCGCATTGCGGCCCGGTTGCTCGCTCGAAGGAGTATAGGGCGGCGCGCGTTAACGCGATGTCATGGCCCTGTCAAATCTGTGCGAAGCTGGAAGTGGGCTCATCGAACAAGTTCCAGATCGACAAAGCCGTGCTGCGTGGGCAATCGCCGGATCGAAACGCTGCTCCATCCATCCGGCCAGCACGGTCGAAATATTGCACGCCCGCCGTGCCATCGAGCGCCCAACAGGCCTTCCACCACGGCCCAGATGAAGGTAGGCGCCACCCACGGCGACAGCCGCATGCCAATGTTGACGCCGGTTTCGCCATGAAACACCTCGGCAAACTCGGTTATATTTACATTCGCCGTCTCGGGCTGCGGTTCGGCAGCTGTGCGGGCGACGCGAAGCAGAGCGTCCAGAGCGCGGTCGGGATCGTGCCGGGCTGCCGCTGCCGCGTACCAGAGTGTGAGGTTTGGCCAGCTGCCGCCGAGCAGGCCCACGCTGCCAGATGGGTCATACGCGGGATCGTCGCGCGGCACGGTTCGCATCCCGCGCTCTCCCCAGAACGCGTCACGCCCCATACGCGCCAGTATCGCGCGGTGCAAACCCTTGTCTCCCACATTAAACAGCGGCGGAAAAAGCATGTCGCCGGTTTCGCTCGCGTTTTCCGCCCCGTTATCCAGCGCGAGCAGGTAGCCATTTGCGGTCTCAAGCCGGCGCATATTCTCTTCCAGTGTGTCAGCCGCCGCAGCATAATGCGGAGCCTCGCAAAACTCCGCGGCGCCACGCAGCGCTGCAACGCAAAGCGTGTTCAGTTCGGTCACCGCGCCGGCGATTACGCCGCCGGGGATGATGTTGCGCCAGGAGAAGATGCCGCTGGTCTCCACGCCTGCCGCTACGCCTTCCACCAGGCCGGCTGCTCCGATCTGGGAGAGAATGTGGTCGGCAGCACGCTCCACCGATGCGGCATAATCCGGAATCGGCCCG includes the following:
- a CDS encoding DUF1559 domain-containing protein → MARRAFTLIELLVVIAIIAILAAILFPVFAQAREKARAITCTSNLRQVGLAFQMYTEDYDEVSPMVSHELIAGGIVSPTNPQGLMDQDYYVLLQPYIKNVAMFYCPDRNDWPIRSNGIPRCQDGINPIDRCLGYGYDQGLVSDGGYGVVYHDQPDPGNPGNSYRPGKPIAAFTAPSDLVVFGDSYDTPTYSVTADNIFSTLPDGYSSKDIRHMQNLVFAFADGHAKPIKFNTAEYTGYGLIGLPANQTDALKFCSDPNIVGDYSDDGGGGLGSGYPMQTGAESCTQLVTDLYSNSVTTP